One window of the Archangium primigenium genome contains the following:
- a CDS encoding ATP-binding protein yields the protein MSEREQVLVGGGETGAILRALDWSRTTLGPVETWPPALRSAVGLMLASPTPTAFFWGPDLVVLYNDGMLPIYGAKHPGGLGVPAREVFAELWDALHPLFDGVMGTGRAVYQENQPYFMNRQGFVEEAYFTFAYTPLRDEHGQVVGVFDFVTETTRQVLGERRFKTLRELSIRVASAQTLRAVLLGAQEVLERNGADVPFALLYRAEDSGPQLLLRAGLTAEALDVVEASPWPLGDVLRSGEARQVALPEGLRAGPWPEPVRAALLLPLTLEGDIPDAVLAVGLSPRLPLDEASRDFLQLLASQLAADAVRALTHEQEKQRAEALAALDQAKTAFFSNVSHEFRTPLTLLLGPTENALASPERALGGVELERVHRNALRLLKLVNTLLDFSRLGATSAVPRQEPTELAALTSGLAGAFDSVMATAGLRLVVDCPPLSGPVWVDPDMWEKVVLNLVSNAFKFTLQGEIAVSLREREGGVALSVRDTGTGIPAEERTRIFERFHRVRDARGRSDEGSGIGLSLVRELARLQGGDVTVESVPGEGSTFRVWLPTGRPAAAFAPDPSRRRSPAQGPAAFVHEAEQWLAHAPEARPRAEATHGHVLLADDNADMREYMARLLSSRFTVEAVADGQAALDAARARPPDVVVSDVMMPGLDGFALVRALRADPRTAPVPILLVSARAGEEATVEGLQSGVDDYLTKPFAARELLARVEILVRTSQARTERERLLEQLRQVLEASGTGLWEFEPDTRSIRVDARVSGLLGLPEGAPSTLDEALARVHPEQREQVLQAMAESLSDTRDGVFFAAFRVLAPDAPAPRWLECRGRRLRDARGRRVLAGVVLDITARKQTETELRTRADFEQQLIGIVSHDLRNPLSAILLGTTALTRREVLDERATRALLRIQSSAERATRMVKDLLDFTQARLGGGIPIVPRAADLHELTRGVLEEVEAAHPTRQLEVRHEGEGRGEWDPDRLAQVVQNLVVNALKYSPEDSVVRVRTRAEGGGMSLSVANQGEPIPEDLRVRLFEPMQRGTAEVDKQGRSVGLGLYIVRSIVEAHGGRITVSSSKDEGTVFTVRLPRRR from the coding sequence GTGAGCGAGCGGGAGCAGGTGCTGGTGGGGGGCGGCGAGACGGGCGCGATCCTGCGGGCCCTGGACTGGAGCCGCACGACCCTGGGGCCCGTGGAGACCTGGCCGCCCGCCCTGCGCTCCGCGGTGGGCCTGATGCTCGCCTCGCCGACCCCGACGGCCTTCTTCTGGGGCCCCGACCTCGTCGTGCTCTACAACGACGGCATGCTCCCCATCTACGGGGCCAAGCATCCCGGCGGCCTCGGGGTGCCCGCGCGCGAGGTCTTCGCGGAGCTCTGGGACGCGCTGCACCCCCTGTTCGACGGGGTAATGGGCACGGGGCGCGCGGTGTACCAGGAGAACCAGCCCTACTTCATGAACCGCCAGGGCTTCGTGGAGGAGGCCTACTTCACCTTCGCCTATACGCCCCTGCGCGACGAGCACGGCCAGGTCGTCGGCGTCTTCGACTTCGTGACCGAGACGACCCGGCAGGTGCTCGGCGAGCGGCGCTTCAAGACGCTGCGCGAGCTGTCCATCCGCGTCGCGTCCGCCCAGACGCTCCGGGCCGTCCTGCTCGGCGCCCAGGAGGTGCTCGAGCGCAACGGCGCGGACGTGCCCTTCGCGCTGCTCTACCGCGCGGAGGACTCCGGTCCCCAGCTGCTCTTGCGCGCGGGCCTGACGGCGGAGGCCCTGGACGTGGTGGAGGCGTCCCCCTGGCCCCTGGGGGACGTGCTGCGCTCGGGCGAGGCCCGTCAGGTCGCGCTGCCCGAGGGGCTCCGGGCGGGACCCTGGCCGGAGCCGGTGCGCGCCGCGCTGCTCCTGCCCCTGACGCTCGAGGGCGACATACCGGACGCCGTGCTCGCGGTGGGGCTCAGTCCCCGGCTGCCCCTGGACGAGGCCTCTCGCGACTTCCTCCAACTGCTCGCCAGCCAGCTCGCCGCCGACGCGGTGCGCGCCCTCACCCACGAGCAGGAGAAGCAGCGCGCCGAGGCGCTCGCCGCGCTGGACCAGGCCAAGACGGCCTTCTTCTCCAACGTGAGCCACGAGTTCCGCACGCCGCTGACGCTCCTGCTCGGGCCCACCGAGAACGCACTCGCCTCGCCCGAGCGGGCCCTCGGCGGGGTGGAGCTGGAGCGCGTGCACCGCAACGCGCTGCGGCTGCTCAAGCTCGTCAACACCCTGCTGGACTTCAGCCGCCTGGGGGCGACCTCCGCCGTGCCCCGCCAGGAGCCCACGGAGCTGGCGGCGCTCACCTCGGGCCTGGCGGGGGCCTTCGACTCGGTGATGGCCACGGCGGGCCTGCGCCTGGTGGTGGACTGCCCGCCCTTGTCCGGACCCGTCTGGGTGGACCCGGACATGTGGGAAAAGGTCGTGCTCAACCTCGTCTCCAACGCCTTCAAGTTCACGCTCCAGGGGGAGATCGCCGTGAGCCTGCGCGAGCGCGAGGGGGGCGTGGCGCTGTCCGTGCGGGACACGGGCACGGGCATTCCCGCGGAGGAGCGGACGCGCATCTTCGAGCGCTTCCACCGGGTGCGGGACGCCCGGGGCCGCAGTGACGAGGGCAGCGGCATTGGCTTGTCCCTGGTGCGCGAGCTGGCGCGGCTGCAGGGCGGCGACGTGACGGTGGAGAGCGTGCCGGGGGAGGGCAGTACGTTCCGGGTGTGGCTGCCCACCGGGCGGCCCGCGGCGGCCTTCGCGCCAGACCCGAGCCGGCGGCGCTCACCCGCCCAGGGCCCGGCGGCCTTCGTGCATGAGGCCGAGCAGTGGTTGGCGCACGCCCCCGAGGCGCGCCCCCGCGCCGAGGCGACCCACGGCCACGTGCTCCTGGCGGACGACAACGCGGACATGCGCGAGTACATGGCCCGGCTCCTGTCGAGCCGCTTCACCGTGGAGGCCGTGGCGGACGGCCAGGCCGCGCTCGACGCGGCGCGGGCCCGGCCTCCGGACGTGGTGGTGTCGGACGTGATGATGCCCGGCCTGGATGGCTTCGCCCTGGTACGCGCGCTCCGGGCGGATCCCCGCACGGCGCCGGTCCCCATCCTGCTCGTCTCCGCGCGCGCGGGCGAGGAAGCCACGGTGGAGGGTCTCCAGTCCGGCGTGGACGACTACCTGACCAAGCCCTTCGCGGCCCGGGAGCTGCTGGCGCGCGTGGAGATCCTGGTGCGGACCTCCCAGGCGCGGACCGAGCGCGAGCGCCTGCTGGAGCAACTGCGGCAGGTGCTGGAGGCCTCGGGCACGGGACTCTGGGAGTTCGAGCCCGACACGCGGAGCATCCGGGTGGATGCGCGGGTGTCGGGGCTGCTGGGGCTCCCGGAGGGTGCGCCCTCGACCCTGGACGAGGCGCTCGCGCGCGTGCACCCCGAGCAGCGCGAGCAGGTCCTCCAGGCGATGGCCGAGTCCCTGTCCGACACGCGTGACGGGGTGTTCTTCGCGGCCTTCCGTGTCCTGGCGCCGGACGCCCCGGCACCGCGCTGGCTGGAGTGCCGGGGCCGGCGGCTGCGCGATGCGCGGGGACGCAGGGTGCTGGCGGGCGTCGTCCTGGACATCACCGCGCGCAAGCAGACCGAGACGGAGCTGCGCACGCGCGCGGACTTCGAGCAGCAGCTCATCGGCATCGTCAGCCACGACTTGCGCAACCCCCTGAGCGCCATCCTCCTGGGCACCACGGCGCTCACCCGGCGCGAGGTGCTGGACGAGCGCGCCACGCGGGCCCTCCTGCGCATCCAGTCCAGCGCCGAGCGCGCCACGCGCATGGTGAAGGACCTCCTGGACTTCACCCAGGCGCGGCTCGGCGGCGGCATTCCCATCGTGCCCCGGGCGGCGGACCTGCACGAGCTGACGCGGGGTGTGCTGGAGGAGGTGGAGGCGGCCCATCCCACGCGCCAACTGGAGGTGCGGCACGAGGGCGAGGGGAGGGGAGAGTGGGACCCGGACCGGCTCGCCCAGGTGGTGCAGAACCTGGTGGTCAACGCCCTCAAGTACAGTCCCGAGGACAGTGTCGTGCGGGTGCGCACGCGCGCGGAGGGCGGGGGGATGAGCCTGAGCGTCGCCAACCAGGGCGAGCCCATTCCGGAGGACCTGCGCGTGCGCCTCTTCGAGCCGATGCAGCGCGGCACCGCCGAGGTGGACAAGCAGGGTCGCAGCGTGGGGTTGGGGCTCTACATCGTCCGGAGCATCGTGGAGGCGCATGGAGGACGCATCACCGTGTCCTCCTCCAAGGACGAGGGCACCGTCTTCACCGTGCGCCTGCCCCGACGGCGCTGA
- a CDS encoding AAA family ATPase has protein sequence MLKSLNVTGFRNLSSLSMEGLTRVNLLVGENNAGKTSVLEAIEILLLARTEPVVLTKGPRRRGEYMPPSRGEDNDETYLDLGQLFRGGQTSVGATFTLEGELVPGPISTSCSIASVGAIPAPHGLSSGMSTIEVTVTSQPGSRRFSLPLELSESRRPPQLAFMSPPSENDAFDTSAVYFIGTRPVPPQVLGWMWDTVMLTPEEPKAIEALQIIQPDIERLAWLSSSGRGPVGMFVKLRQSDRRFPLGSMGEGISRLLFLILNLVESEGGYLLIDEIDTGLHYSVMVKMWKLVVETARRLNVQVFATSHSLDCIQALAGLYESEPDVRNDISLHRIEKGAAASIRYSADEILSAARHQVEVR, from the coding sequence ATGCTGAAGTCCCTGAACGTCACCGGATTCCGCAACCTCTCCTCGCTGTCGATGGAGGGGTTGACGCGCGTCAACCTGCTGGTGGGGGAGAACAACGCGGGGAAGACGTCGGTGCTGGAGGCGATCGAGATTCTGCTGCTCGCCCGGACTGAGCCCGTTGTCCTCACGAAAGGCCCGAGACGTCGAGGCGAATACATGCCTCCCTCTCGGGGCGAAGACAACGACGAGACGTACCTTGATCTAGGACAGTTGTTTCGTGGTGGTCAGACCTCGGTTGGAGCCACGTTCACTCTCGAAGGCGAACTCGTGCCTGGCCCCATTTCGACGTCTTGCTCCATTGCGAGCGTTGGGGCGATTCCGGCTCCTCACGGGTTGAGTTCGGGGATGTCGACCATTGAAGTCACGGTGACATCTCAACCTGGGTCTCGCAGGTTCAGCCTTCCGCTCGAACTTTCCGAATCACGTCGTCCACCACAACTCGCATTCATGTCGCCGCCGTCGGAGAACGACGCGTTCGATACCTCGGCGGTGTACTTCATCGGAACGCGTCCTGTCCCTCCGCAGGTTCTTGGGTGGATGTGGGACACGGTGATGTTGACACCGGAGGAGCCCAAGGCAATCGAGGCACTTCAGATCATCCAACCCGATATCGAGCGGCTGGCCTGGCTCTCCAGTTCGGGTCGAGGCCCGGTTGGGATGTTCGTCAAACTCCGACAATCGGATCGACGCTTCCCTCTTGGCAGTATGGGCGAGGGAATCTCGCGTCTTCTCTTCTTGATTTTGAATCTCGTCGAGTCGGAGGGCGGCTACCTTCTCATCGATGAGATCGATACGGGCCTTCACTACTCGGTCATGGTGAAGATGTGGAAGCTCGTGGTCGAGACCGCCCGGCGGTTGAACGTCCAGGTCTTCGCCACCAGTCACAGCCTCGACTGCATCCAGGCGCTCGCGGGCCTCTACGAGAGCGAGCCGGACGTGCGGAACGACATCTCGCTCCACCGCATCGAGAAGGGCGCCGCGGCCAGCATCCGCTACTCGGCCGACGAGATCCTCTCCGCCGCCCGTCATCAGGTCGAGGTGCGGTAA
- a CDS encoding FmdB family zinc ribbon protein: MPIYEYSCSSCGKTIDVLQKISDPTPEKCTACGAQASLSRVVSRSSFHLKGGGWYKDLYGSTNTSGSSGGSSSSGSSGSGTSTSTGASGSSDTSSASSSSSTPSTSSGTTSSTPAAPAAAKS, translated from the coding sequence ATGCCCATCTACGAATACAGCTGCAGCTCCTGTGGAAAGACGATCGACGTCCTGCAGAAGATCAGCGATCCCACGCCGGAGAAGTGCACCGCGTGCGGCGCCCAGGCGTCACTCAGCCGCGTGGTGAGCCGCTCGAGCTTCCACCTCAAGGGCGGCGGTTGGTACAAGGACCTCTACGGCTCCACCAACACGTCCGGCTCCAGCGGGGGCTCGTCGTCCTCGGGCTCGTCCGGCTCCGGCACCAGCACCAGCACGGGCGCGTCCGGCTCCAGCGACACGTCGTCCGCGTCGTCGTCCTCGTCCACGCCGAGCACCTCCAGCGGCACGACGAGCAGCACGCCGGCCGCGCCGGCCGCCGCCAAGAGCTGA
- a CDS encoding diguanylate cyclase encodes MPSPLSAVSKLTRFLVRAVPAASVLCAFSHLARGGFVGLHALGWTEAGLVLFLLAGLGVMGWRRFTREAVGAPLYLRDDVELGAVFLASAFLVVALAGDAAYPLVYLLMACLVAFLPRTASLVLLGVALAFDALLVFRGPARGLGTFLTHASFLSLFAGLNHLVLAARIAAARRAESAAVDKRIKEVEERARTFRLVNSGTHDNPPDEKEQEKWLLASVKEIEGAVGAALEIAETALKTNTCAAFLLTSDDKGLKLYDCRSASERVQRERFTAGEGVLGGVLKRRAPVRMHSALGLKGVTWYDGSSPGVGAVLAVPIIEGGGLVRGVLVADRLAHNPFSDDDEKLLTTIAAEVLRSIEVERVMTYIRKTRDEKDRFFRAIEELNRAGNPEQVFLAVLESARQLAGLDFSAVTIVSEQDGKRVHKVARMLGVSAPGKALEGWTFPDNNGLVANVVRYGAPLPGRDLKAMDRQVIFDEETQVRGLAALKIFPLTAGDRILGTLVAGSRRKTALDHDVLRMLEVIAIQAAQAVLRAQLYEQMERMATTDGMTGLYNNRTFQSKADEMLAHSRRYGRKCSLVLTDVDHFKSVNDTYGHLTGDQVLKGVARILKEQARDTDIVARYGGEEFAILMPETDPKGAKVIAERIREAIKAEVFQTEMGPLKVTLSLGIATAPDHGVDKLVLVEQADQCLYYAKRHGRNQSVTVAEAQGGRKLQVAEG; translated from the coding sequence ATGCCCTCGCCCCTCTCCGCCGTCTCCAAGCTGACGCGCTTCCTGGTGCGGGCCGTGCCCGCGGCCTCCGTGCTGTGCGCCTTCTCGCACCTGGCGCGCGGCGGCTTCGTCGGACTGCACGCGCTGGGCTGGACCGAGGCCGGCCTCGTGCTCTTCCTGCTCGCGGGCCTGGGCGTCATGGGCTGGCGCCGCTTCACCCGCGAGGCCGTGGGCGCGCCGCTCTACCTGCGCGACGACGTGGAGCTGGGCGCGGTGTTCCTCGCCTCGGCGTTCCTCGTGGTGGCGCTCGCGGGGGATGCCGCCTATCCGCTCGTCTACCTGCTCATGGCGTGCCTGGTGGCCTTCCTGCCCCGCACGGCGAGCCTGGTGCTGCTCGGCGTGGCGCTCGCCTTCGACGCGCTGCTCGTCTTCCGGGGCCCGGCGCGCGGCCTGGGCACGTTCCTCACCCACGCCTCCTTCCTGTCGCTGTTCGCCGGGCTCAACCACCTGGTGCTCGCCGCGCGCATCGCCGCCGCCCGCCGCGCCGAGAGCGCCGCCGTGGACAAGCGCATCAAGGAAGTGGAGGAGCGCGCCCGCACGTTCCGCCTGGTGAACTCCGGCACCCACGACAACCCCCCGGACGAGAAGGAGCAGGAGAAGTGGCTGCTCGCGTCGGTGAAGGAGATCGAGGGCGCGGTGGGCGCCGCCCTGGAGATCGCCGAGACGGCGCTCAAGACGAACACCTGCGCGGCCTTCCTGCTCACCTCGGACGACAAGGGGCTCAAGCTGTATGACTGCCGCAGCGCCTCCGAGCGAGTGCAGCGCGAGCGCTTCACCGCGGGCGAGGGCGTGCTGGGCGGCGTGCTCAAGCGCCGCGCCCCGGTGCGCATGCACTCGGCGCTCGGGCTCAAGGGCGTGACCTGGTACGACGGCAGCTCGCCCGGCGTGGGCGCGGTGCTGGCCGTGCCCATCATCGAGGGCGGGGGCCTGGTGCGCGGCGTGCTCGTGGCCGACCGCCTCGCGCACAACCCCTTCTCCGACGACGACGAGAAGCTGCTCACCACCATCGCCGCCGAGGTGCTGCGCTCCATCGAGGTGGAGCGGGTGATGACGTACATCCGCAAGACGCGCGACGAGAAGGACCGGTTCTTCCGCGCCATCGAGGAGCTCAACCGCGCGGGCAACCCCGAGCAGGTGTTCCTCGCGGTGCTGGAGAGCGCGCGGCAGCTCGCGGGCCTGGACTTCAGCGCCGTCACCATCGTGAGCGAGCAGGACGGCAAGCGCGTGCACAAGGTGGCGCGCATGCTGGGCGTGAGCGCGCCGGGCAAGGCGCTCGAGGGCTGGACGTTCCCGGACAACAACGGCCTGGTCGCCAACGTGGTGCGCTACGGCGCGCCCCTGCCCGGCCGCGACCTGAAGGCCATGGACCGCCAGGTCATCTTCGACGAGGAGACCCAGGTGCGCGGGCTCGCGGCGCTGAAGATCTTCCCGCTCACCGCGGGCGACCGCATTCTCGGCACGCTGGTGGCGGGCTCGCGGCGCAAGACGGCCCTGGACCATGACGTGCTGCGCATGCTGGAGGTCATCGCCATCCAGGCGGCGCAGGCCGTGTTGCGCGCCCAGCTCTACGAGCAGATGGAGCGCATGGCCACCACGGACGGCATGACGGGCCTGTACAACAACCGCACCTTCCAGTCGAAGGCGGACGAGATGCTGGCGCACTCGCGGCGCTACGGGCGCAAGTGCTCGCTGGTGCTCACGGACGTGGACCACTTCAAGAGCGTCAACGACACCTACGGCCACCTCACGGGCGACCAGGTGCTCAAGGGCGTGGCGCGCATCCTCAAGGAGCAGGCGCGGGACACGGACATCGTCGCGCGCTACGGCGGCGAGGAGTTCGCCATCCTCATGCCGGAGACGGATCCCAAGGGCGCCAAGGTCATCGCCGAGCGCATCCGCGAGGCCATCAAGGCCGAGGTGTTCCAGACGGAGATGGGCCCGCTCAAGGTCACGCTGTCCCTGGGCATCGCCACGGCGCCGGACCACGGCGTGGACAAGCTGGTGCTGGTGGAGCAGGCGGACCAGTGCCTGTACTACGCCAAGCGCCACGGCCGGAACCAGTCGGTCACCGTCGCCGAGGCCCAGGGCGGTCGCAAGCTCCAGGTCGCCGAGGGGTAG
- a CDS encoding Fur family transcriptional regulator yields the protein MDEVLQHYMAQHGLKSTRQRSLIIDTFFSVGGHLSVEELWNKVREQDAKVSVATVYRTMKLLGECGLAHARNFGDGQTRYEAAVGRHHHDHLICTHCGTIVEFEDERIEQMQEVVARRHGFTVTSHKMELYGLCRNCQRLGKAKSEA from the coding sequence ATGGACGAGGTGCTGCAGCACTACATGGCGCAGCACGGGCTGAAGAGCACGCGCCAGCGCAGCCTCATCATCGACACCTTCTTCTCCGTCGGCGGGCACCTGTCCGTCGAGGAACTGTGGAACAAGGTGCGAGAGCAGGATGCCAAGGTTTCCGTGGCCACGGTGTACCGGACCATGAAATTGCTCGGGGAGTGTGGATTGGCCCACGCTCGCAATTTCGGGGACGGGCAGACGCGCTATGAGGCGGCCGTGGGTCGCCACCACCACGATCACCTCATCTGCACCCACTGCGGCACCATCGTCGAGTTCGAGGACGAGCGCATCGAGCAGATGCAGGAAGTGGTGGCGCGCCGGCACGGCTTCACCGTGACGTCGCACAAGATGGAACTCTACGGGCTGTGCCGCAACTGCCAGCGCCTGGGCAAGGCCAAGAGCGAGGCATGA
- a CDS encoding DUF3226 domain-containing protein, with protein sequence MPPPKNSPYRLMVEGPDDKHALLGLMKRHGYDWDDARSTRPHVEDMQGVSKLLDSANLSTGAKSLSRMGLVLDADLDVKPRWQQLRDCFSHLRIDLPVSPASEGTVVDILPRPDLKLSRLGIWLMPDNQQPGILEDFLGNLVPANDPCWAYAEEATVKARSLGGALAQKDQIKGRIHTWLAWQTDPGLPFGTALTARLLGHDSPQALAFVSWFQRLFVA encoded by the coding sequence ATGCCACCCCCGAAGAACAGCCCCTACCGGCTGATGGTCGAGGGACCCGATGACAAGCACGCGCTCCTGGGGCTGATGAAGCGGCATGGCTACGACTGGGACGACGCCAGGTCGACTCGACCGCACGTCGAGGACATGCAGGGGGTGAGCAAACTGCTCGATTCGGCCAACCTGTCCACCGGCGCCAAGAGCCTCTCGCGCATGGGTCTGGTGCTCGATGCGGACCTTGATGTGAAGCCACGGTGGCAGCAGCTCCGGGACTGCTTCTCGCACTTGAGAATCGACCTACCGGTGTCTCCGGCCTCTGAGGGGACCGTGGTCGATATTCTCCCTCGCCCGGATCTCAAGCTCTCTCGGCTGGGCATCTGGCTCATGCCCGACAACCAGCAGCCGGGGATTCTGGAAGACTTCCTGGGCAATCTGGTGCCCGCGAACGATCCCTGCTGGGCCTACGCGGAGGAGGCCACGGTGAAGGCGCGGTCACTGGGTGGAGCCCTCGCGCAGAAGGACCAGATCAAGGGCCGCATCCACACGTGGCTGGCGTGGCAGACGGACCCAGGACTCCCCTTCGGCACCGCGCTCACGGCCCGTCTGCTCGGCCACGACTCACCCCAGGCATTGGCCTTCGTCTCCTGGTTCCAGCGTCTCTTCGTCGCATGA
- a CDS encoding class I SAM-dependent methyltransferase, which yields MTAPPRLPLGVTTSGQPDESLVRQAREAARALGLPFVPRRKKQPLGALLQSVAEALLVFEHEGVTLADAEGAFSFNPGMAHLRRMRLSEGQRDDALLRVSEMRPGDQVLDCTLGLGQDALVASLAVGPEGRVVALEKSLPLFAIVSQGLAAYDSGPASCRIESLHADAHAYLRALPSGSFDVVCFDPMFEKPKKAQPAFEMLRRYAEHAPLTPDVLEEARRVARRWVVVKGSKHSEDLKKLGLQAEPGSRYTSLIWGRAAALAPR from the coding sequence ATGACGGCTCCTCCGCGCCTCCCCCTGGGCGTCACCACCAGCGGCCAGCCCGACGAGTCCCTCGTGCGCCAGGCCCGCGAGGCCGCGCGCGCCCTGGGCCTGCCGTTCGTCCCGCGCCGCAAGAAGCAGCCCCTGGGCGCCTTGCTCCAGTCCGTCGCCGAGGCCCTGCTCGTCTTCGAGCACGAGGGCGTGACACTCGCCGACGCCGAGGGCGCCTTCTCCTTCAACCCCGGCATGGCCCACCTGCGCCGCATGCGGCTGAGCGAGGGTCAGCGCGATGACGCCCTCCTGCGCGTGAGCGAGATGCGTCCCGGGGACCAGGTCCTCGACTGCACCCTGGGCCTGGGCCAGGACGCCCTGGTGGCCTCGCTCGCCGTGGGTCCGGAGGGCAGGGTGGTGGCCCTGGAGAAGAGCCTCCCCCTGTTCGCCATCGTGTCCCAAGGGCTCGCCGCCTACGACTCCGGCCCCGCCTCCTGCCGGATCGAATCCCTGCACGCCGACGCCCACGCGTACCTGCGCGCGCTGCCCTCGGGCTCCTTCGACGTCGTCTGCTTCGACCCCATGTTCGAGAAGCCCAAGAAGGCCCAGCCCGCCTTCGAGATGCTCCGCCGCTACGCCGAGCACGCCCCCCTCACCCCCGACGTCCTCGAGGAGGCCCGCCGCGTGGCCCGGCGCTGGGTGGTGGTGAAGGGCTCCAAGCACTCGGAGGACTTGAAGAAGCTCGGCCTCCAGGCCGAGCCCGGCTCGCGCTACACCTCGCTCATCTGGGGCCGCGCCGCCGCGCTCGCGCCTCGTTAG
- a CDS encoding FtsB family cell division protein has translation MTVRRKLLAVAACVAALLTLVSAADAKGFRRYLSLRQDVDSLHVRNRGIAEQNERLLREINALRDDPAALERAAREELGFIKPGELVFHLE, from the coding sequence ATGACGGTGCGGCGAAAGCTCCTGGCGGTTGCGGCATGCGTGGCCGCGCTCCTCACGCTGGTCTCGGCCGCGGACGCCAAGGGCTTCCGCCGCTACCTGAGCCTGCGTCAGGACGTGGACTCCCTGCACGTGCGCAACCGCGGCATCGCCGAGCAGAACGAGCGGCTGCTGCGGGAGATCAACGCCCTGCGCGACGACCCCGCGGCGCTCGAGCGCGCGGCGCGCGAGGAGTTGGGCTTCATCAAACCCGGCGAGCTCGTCTTCCACCTGGAGTAG
- a CDS encoding TlpA family protein disulfide reductase — protein sequence MSRGRALARVGVLLLALAGCHREPEAPRLTGTASPYLRALVLPAVGPTPYDWRELPGRVVLVSFFATWSFPSLAQLPTLEALQKELGPQGLRVVLVGLDLDGPRTLAPFAQDYAPAGVPLLVSNPALQQGQSAYGLIPALPATFLLDKEGRVAGAWQGMAGHGALSDAVQTLLRR from the coding sequence ATGAGCCGCGGGCGGGCGCTGGCGCGCGTGGGGGTCCTGTTGCTGGCGCTCGCGGGCTGCCACCGGGAGCCCGAGGCGCCCCGGCTCACCGGCACCGCGTCCCCCTACCTGCGTGCCCTGGTGCTGCCCGCCGTGGGGCCCACCCCGTACGACTGGCGCGAGCTGCCCGGCCGCGTGGTGCTGGTGTCCTTCTTCGCCACCTGGAGCTTCCCCTCGCTCGCGCAGTTGCCCACGCTCGAGGCGCTCCAGAAGGAGCTCGGCCCCCAGGGCCTCCGGGTGGTGCTGGTGGGACTGGATCTCGACGGCCCGCGCACGCTGGCCCCCTTCGCCCAGGACTACGCCCCCGCGGGCGTCCCCCTCCTGGTGTCCAACCCCGCCCTGCAGCAGGGCCAGAGTGCCTACGGCCTCATCCCCGCCTTGCCCGCCACCTTCCTCCTGGACAAGGAGGGCCGGGTGGCCGGAGCGTGGCAGGGCATGGCGGGCCACGGCGCGCTGTCCGACGCCGTCCAGACCCTGCTGCGCCGCTGA